Proteins found in one Oncorhynchus mykiss isolate Arlee chromosome 3, USDA_OmykA_1.1, whole genome shotgun sequence genomic segment:
- the LOC110511352 gene encoding antizyme inhibitor 1, whose amino-acid sequence MKGLADEPNYSIALLEGATALSDMVENHIYEQTLAEKNAFFVADLGVLMRQHVRWRTHMPQMRPFYAVQANSSLAVIEILAALGTGFICTNKYELELVQGYGVPSEDIIYSGVCKQISQIKYAAKNGIDFLVCDNEAELRKIARCHPRAKLLLEVSTEASGEEMGMAFGSKLKDCRHLLESAKELGLQVVGVRFHIPSSWDDPQAYSHAVSDARCVFDMGEDIGFSMTILDIGGGFNGSETQLKQINSAVRPLLDLYFPASSGVSIMAEPGRYYVSSSFTLAVNIIAKEVGARDLYGNHDEPSPNDEPEFLYYMNDGVYGSFTSKLADNVIPAPALPKSGVSEEPVFASSLWGPSGDELDQVVDQCLLPELSVGDWLIFNNAGAYSLGPPSTFTDSPRPPVYYTISTGDWLEMQDAGITQDISMKNFSLVPYFLHSSQSDEALSVPA is encoded by the exons ATGAAGGGACTagctgatgaaccaaactactccaTCGCCCTGCTGGAGGGAGCCACGGCCCTCAGCGACATGGTTGAGAATCACATTTATGAACAAACACTG GCTGAGAAGAATGCGTTCTTCGTGGCAGACTTGGGGGTCCTTATGAGGCAACATGTTCGCTGGCGAACCCACATGCCCCAGATGCGTCCCTTCTACGCTGTCCAAGCCAACAGCAGCCTGGCTGTCATTGAGATCCTAGCTGCTCTCGGCACTGGCTTCATCTGCACCAACAAG TATGAGTTGGAGCTTGTGCAGGGCTATGGCGTTCCCTCTGAAGACATTATCTACAGCGGTGTGTGTAAGCAGATCTCCCAGATCAAGTACGCAGCTAAGAACGGCATCGACTTCCTGGTGTGTGACAACGAGGCCGAGCTACGCAAGATCGCTCGCTGCCATCCCCGTGCCAA ACTGCTACTGGAGGTGTCCACAGAGGCTTCCGGTGAGGAGATGGGCATGGCGTTTGGCTCCAAGCTGAAGGACTGCAGGCACCTGCTGGAGAGCGCCAAGGAACTGGGCCTGCAGGTGGTGGGGGTCAG GTTCCACATTCCCAGCTCCTGGGACGACCCTCAGGCCTACAGCCATGCAGTGTCTGACGCTCGCTGTGTCTTTGACATGGGG GAGGATATTGGCTTCAGTATGACAATCCTGGATATTGGAGGTGGATTCAACGGCTCAGAGACTCAGCTGAAACAG ATTAACAGTGCAGTCAGGCCGTTGTTGGACCTGTACTTCCCTGCATCGTCTGGCGTCTCCATCATGGCAGAGCCTGGGCGTTACTACGTGTCCTCCTCCTTCACCCTGGCTGTCAACATCATCGCTAAGGAAGTAGGCGCCCGGGATCTTTATGGCAATCACG ATGAACCATCTCCCAACGATGAGCCAGAGTTCCTGTACTACATGAATGATGGGGTGTATGGCTCGTTcactagcaagctagcagacaATGTGATTCCAGCCCCAGCTCTGCCCAAG AGCGGTGTGTCTGAGGAACCAGTGTTTGCCAGCAGTCTGTGGGGTCCGTCGGGTGATGAGCTGGACCAGGTGGTGGATCAGTGTCTGCTGCCAGAGCTCAGTGTGGGAGACTGGCTGATCTTCAACAACGCTGGTGCCTATAGCCTGGGCCCTCCGTCTACTTTCACAGATTCACCCAGACCCCCTGTCTACTACACCATCTCTACTGGAGACTG gcTTGAGATGCAGGATGCTGGTATCACCCAGGACATCAGCATGAAGAACTTCTCTCTGGTCCCCTACTTCCTCCACTCCAGCCAATCAGACGAAGCCCTGTCGGTCCCAGCTTAG